A region of Selenomonadales bacterium 4137-cl DNA encodes the following proteins:
- a CDS encoding antibiotic biosynthesis monooxygenase — translation MSKLTIVATVKSLPGAEKKVQRELVGLVDATRAEEGCLEYRLHTSIDDSAPS, via the coding sequence TTGTCTAAGCTTACGATCGTAGCAACGGTTAAAAGCCTGCCCGGAGCGGAGAAAAAGGTGCAGCGGGAACTCGTCGGCCTGGTGGACGCCACACGTGCCGAGGAAGGTTGCCTGGAGTACCGGCTGCACACCTCCATCGATGATTCCGCCCCTTCCTGA
- a CDS encoding nitroreductase family protein produces the protein MESLLKRKSIRKYTSQPVADEIVRDLLHAAMSAPSAANQQPWHFVVVRDRNILASIAEVHPYAFMLNQAPLAIVVCATEELGDFKHYWVQDCAAATENILTAAVANGLGGVWLGVHPRQNVQEIKQLLKLPAAITPFSVVSIGYPDEFPEAGNRYDRSRVHYDTW, from the coding sequence ATGGAATCACTGTTAAAGAGAAAGAGTATCCGCAAATACACGTCGCAACCGGTAGCCGACGAAATCGTCCGCGACCTGCTGCACGCGGCAATGTCCGCCCCCAGCGCAGCCAACCAGCAGCCGTGGCATTTCGTAGTCGTGAGGGACCGGAACATCCTGGCGTCTATCGCCGAAGTTCATCCTTACGCTTTCATGTTGAACCAAGCTCCGCTGGCTATCGTGGTTTGTGCAACCGAGGAATTGGGAGATTTCAAACACTACTGGGTGCAAGACTGCGCGGCAGCGACAGAAAATATCCTTACCGCCGCCGTCGCTAATGGATTGGGCGGGGTGTGGCTGGGTGTCCATCCCCGGCAGAACGTGCAGGAGATTAAGCAACTGCTGAAGCTGCCGGCGGCGATCACGCCGTTTTCCGTCGTCTCCATCGGTTATCCCGACGAATTTCCCGAAGCCGGCAACCGGTATGACCGAAGCCGGGTCCATTACGACACATGGTAA
- a CDS encoding helix-turn-helix domain-containing protein yields the protein MIKHLKAKYDEGKFACEVELVLSVMGGKWKPIILWHLGQSGTLRYGQLKRCIKKITPKILIQQLRELEQDGIVARKEYHQIPPKVEYSLTSEGEELIPILTVLCEWGKKRILGEEPASSCNAIV from the coding sequence ATGATAAAGCACCTAAAGGCAAAGTACGACGAGGGGAAGTTCGCCTGCGAAGTGGAACTGGTCCTGTCTGTCATGGGCGGCAAGTGGAAACCAATAATACTGTGGCATCTGGGGCAGAGCGGCACTCTTCGCTATGGGCAGCTGAAAAGATGCATAAAAAAAATAACTCCCAAAATACTGATTCAACAGCTCCGGGAACTGGAACAAGACGGCATAGTGGCTAGAAAAGAATATCACCAGATTCCGCCGAAGGTTGAGTACTCCCTCACATCCGAGGGGGAGGAACTGATTCCGATCCTCACGGTGCTGTGCGAGTGGGGTAAAAAGCGCATCCTCGGCGAGGAACCGGCTTCGTCATGCAATGCGATAGTGTGA
- a CDS encoding flavodoxin family protein, translating to MKVIAFNGSPRKEGNTYYAMSLVGEELLREGIGFEVVQVGDQCVRGCMACKRCIVNQNERCVICSDDVNDWIQRMKRADGVLLGSPTYYGGVAGPMKCFLDRAFYVIGANQSLTLLMWYKVWAAVAAMGRAGGVAVYDNLSRYFSGYKWVCPMPTGFPVIFGDEPGDAKKDARGIQVMRILGKSMACLLKEVSAAVEGRPG from the coding sequence ATGAAAGTAATTGCTTTTAACGGCAGCCCCCGCAAGGAGGGCAATACCTATTACGCGATGAGCCTTGTCGGCGAAGAGTTGCTGCGGGAAGGAATCGGATTTGAGGTCGTTCAGGTCGGCGATCAGTGTGTGAGAGGCTGCATGGCTTGCAAAAGGTGCATAGTGAATCAAAACGAACGCTGTGTTATTTGTTCCGACGATGTAAATGACTGGATTCAAAGGATGAAAAGAGCCGACGGCGTACTGCTAGGATCGCCGACATATTACGGCGGCGTTGCGGGACCGATGAAGTGCTTTCTGGACAGAGCCTTTTACGTTATCGGCGCCAATCAGTCGCTGACTCTGCTTATGTGGTATAAAGTCTGGGCGGCGGTGGCGGCTATGGGACGGGCCGGAGGGGTTGCGGTCTATGACAATCTTAGCCGCTACTTTAGCGGTTACAAATGGGTTTGCCCAATGCCAACTGGTTTTCCTGTGATTTTTGGCGATGAGCCTGGTGACGCTAAAAAAGACGCTCGTGGAATCCAAGTCATGCGGATATTGGGTAAAAGCATGGCTTGCCTGCTAAAAGAAGTATCAGCAGCGGTGGAAGGACGGCCAGGATAG
- a CDS encoding TraR/DksA C4-type zinc finger protein — MENSMEKTREKLLAEKDKLTHMISRLEETGIGDTMSDSVGELSMYDNHPADLGDVMFERSKDVALRDNEHILLERVETALDKMAAGTYGTCEKCGRAIGRERLDAVPWASLCICCQQETDGNGDPTPRPLEEEILAPPFHRTFLDTVQSDFVGFDGEDALQAVLRWGSSDTPQDIPGTYNYKALWPNSNEHEGIVDLADSIPDDTGHTRSPRNEKEAAEMEEGRDR; from the coding sequence GTGGAAAACAGCATGGAAAAAACCAGGGAAAAACTTCTTGCCGAAAAGGATAAGCTGACGCATATGATAAGCCGCCTGGAAGAAACAGGCATCGGCGATACGATGTCCGACTCGGTGGGAGAACTGTCAATGTATGACAACCATCCCGCCGATCTCGGCGACGTTATGTTCGAACGCAGCAAGGACGTGGCCCTCCGCGACAACGAGCATATCCTTCTAGAGCGGGTCGAAACGGCGCTCGACAAAATGGCCGCCGGCACTTACGGGACCTGCGAGAAATGTGGCCGCGCCATCGGCCGGGAACGGCTGGACGCGGTCCCGTGGGCTTCCCTTTGCATTTGTTGTCAGCAGGAAACCGACGGTAACGGCGACCCCACTCCCCGCCCTTTGGAAGAAGAAATCCTTGCGCCCCCTTTTCATCGGACATTCCTGGATACTGTGCAGTCGGATTTCGTCGGTTTCGACGGCGAGGACGCTCTTCAGGCAGTCCTTAGATGGGGAAGCTCGGACACTCCCCAGGACATCCCGGGCACTTACAATTACAAGGCGCTTTGGCCCAATAGCAACGAGCACGAGGGTATCGTGGATCTGGCGGATTCCATCCCGGACGACACCGGCCATACCCGTAGCCCCCGGAACGAGAAAGAAGCAGCGGAAATGGAAGAAGGGAGAGACCGTTAA
- a CDS encoding alpha/beta-type small acid-soluble spore protein: MSRSRQVVNPAAEQALDRLKEETAAELGLQDYGNRYKGAITSADNGRVGGHMVRKMIESYENTLSSGTTK, translated from the coding sequence ATGTCTAGAAGCCGTCAGGTTGTGAATCCTGCCGCCGAACAGGCGCTCGACCGTCTCAAAGAGGAAACGGCAGCCGAATTGGGGCTGCAAGATTACGGCAACCGTTACAAAGGCGCCATCACTTCAGCCGACAACGGCCGGGTCGGGGGGCATATGGTACGGAAGATGATCGAGTCGTATGAGAATACCTTGTCGAGCGGTACAACCAAGTAA
- a CDS encoding polysaccharide deacetylase family protein gives MVITIVKKKLLLGIGLAALALLGSEVEKTLADNARVVKYIPTTHKIVALTFDDGPGKKTPEILSILRARNVRATFFVVGEMVEKYPQYVRDEFAGGHEVGNHTFTHVRLSHINKEKLLNELDRTDRLLAKTLGIKCTLFRPPGGGYDHTLLDEASRRDYTIVLWSVDSHDWYSSGEGIVRSVLRNTRPGGIILFHDGIGPLPTSKVLPLIIDRLKEQGYEFLTVSELLRYYEERPKYSVD, from the coding sequence ATGGTAATAACAATAGTAAAGAAGAAGCTTCTATTGGGCATCGGGCTGGCGGCACTCGCCTTACTGGGAAGCGAAGTAGAAAAAACGCTGGCCGACAACGCCCGGGTCGTAAAATACATACCAACCACCCACAAAATTGTCGCCCTCACCTTCGATGATGGACCAGGCAAAAAGACACCGGAAATTCTCTCGATTCTAAGGGCCAGGAACGTGCGGGCCACCTTTTTTGTCGTCGGCGAAATGGTGGAGAAATATCCGCAATATGTTCGGGACGAGTTCGCCGGAGGCCACGAAGTCGGCAACCACACCTTTACCCATGTCAGACTCAGCCATATAAACAAAGAAAAACTTTTGAATGAACTCGACCGAACCGACAGACTGCTTGCGAAAACTCTGGGGATCAAGTGCACGCTGTTCCGGCCGCCCGGAGGGGGCTACGACCACACCCTTCTCGACGAGGCCTCGCGACGAGATTACACCATCGTTTTGTGGTCGGTGGATTCCCACGATTGGTACTCCTCGGGCGAGGGAATCGTCAGGTCCGTGCTCAGAAACACCAGACCGGGCGGCATAATTCTCTTCCATGACGGAATTGGGCCCCTGCCCACGAGTAAAGTCCTCCCCCTCATAATCGACCGGCTGAAGGAGCAGGGCTACGAGTTTTTGACCGTCAGCGAACTGCTTCGTTACTATGAAGAACGCCCGAAATACAGTGTAGACTGA
- a CDS encoding xanthine dehydrogenase family protein molybdopterin-binding subunit, which yields MSGPIGLDMQRKEAWDKVTGAAKYTNDYVVPGMLHAKLVTSPHAHAKIVALHSDEALRAPGVVAVLTGETYPVLCGSVLADRPPIARGKVRYFGEPVAMVVATGEPEAIRAAKLVKVEYECLPVINSVQAAVAEGAPLVHEDLAGYEHVIKEVYPKPGSNICHHVQIRKGDFAQGFAESDAIVEASYFLPQSDHVAMETRTARAEILPSGQVVITTSTQAPFSVVKMISKNFQLGEQEITVKTPLVGGGFGGKASVQLEILAYMASRAAGGRLVKIANTREEDFVTSPCKLGCEGRVKLGATKDGLFKAVELEFLVDVGAYADTGPRMTEAALVDGTGPYKIENVWGDGYSVYTNHPYATSYRGFGHIAAAFCIERTIDKLAKTLGLDPLVIRAKNAIIPGETTSTQVEVTASNAGNLAECLEKLGQAVNWQEGTRIDVGNGKIRARGISCFWKTSSSPSNASAGVILTFNNDGSLNLNTGAVEFGPATKTTAALILAEKLKMDVSRIRIFTEVDTCVCPHYWKTVASKSTFMIGNAVLAAADDLIRQVCDTAAVVIGCTPEELDVAEEWVFMKNDRQKYLAVKDVVHGYKFPNGNAIGAQAIGRGSYIMPELTPLDPITGKGKPGPYWTPGAQAVVIEYDPKDNTYRFIKAATVIDAGRVITPKTARGLVMGGMSMGLSLASREEFIFADDGTVTDTSLRTYKTIRFGETPEYIVDFVETPCLDGPYGARGLAEHGIIGMPAALANALSMAAEVELDYLPLVPEYIWQSKTGGQV from the coding sequence ATGTCAGGGCCTATTGGGTTGGATATGCAAAGAAAAGAAGCCTGGGATAAGGTGACGGGTGCAGCCAAGTACACGAACGATTACGTTGTGCCGGGGATGCTTCACGCCAAGCTTGTCACCAGTCCGCATGCCCATGCCAAAATTGTCGCGCTGCATTCCGATGAGGCTCTGAGGGCTCCGGGTGTCGTGGCCGTCCTGACCGGTGAGACCTATCCGGTCTTATGCGGTTCGGTACTCGCCGACCGACCTCCGATTGCCAGGGGCAAAGTCCGCTATTTCGGCGAACCGGTGGCCATGGTGGTGGCGACCGGTGAACCTGAAGCCATCAGGGCGGCGAAGCTGGTCAAGGTCGAGTACGAGTGTCTTCCGGTGATCAATTCCGTGCAAGCTGCGGTGGCGGAGGGTGCCCCGCTCGTGCACGAGGACCTCGCCGGCTACGAGCACGTTATCAAAGAGGTTTACCCCAAGCCGGGCAGCAACATCTGTCATCACGTTCAGATCCGCAAGGGGGATTTTGCCCAGGGATTTGCTGAGAGCGACGCGATTGTGGAGGCGTCCTATTTCCTCCCGCAGTCAGACCATGTCGCCATGGAGACCAGAACCGCGCGGGCGGAAATTCTGCCGAGCGGCCAGGTCGTGATAACGACGTCTACCCAGGCTCCCTTCTCGGTTGTGAAGATGATCAGCAAGAATTTCCAGCTCGGCGAGCAGGAAATCACGGTCAAGACGCCGCTGGTGGGCGGAGGGTTCGGGGGCAAAGCATCCGTGCAGTTGGAGATTCTGGCTTATATGGCTTCGCGGGCCGCCGGCGGGAGACTTGTCAAAATCGCCAACACCAGGGAAGAAGACTTCGTAACTTCTCCTTGCAAGCTTGGGTGTGAAGGACGCGTCAAGCTGGGCGCGACCAAAGACGGGCTGTTCAAGGCCGTGGAGCTGGAGTTTCTCGTCGACGTGGGCGCGTACGCGGACACCGGCCCGCGAATGACGGAGGCCGCCCTGGTCGACGGAACGGGCCCGTACAAAATAGAAAATGTATGGGGTGATGGGTACTCCGTCTATACGAATCATCCCTATGCGACTTCTTACCGGGGGTTTGGGCACATCGCCGCGGCGTTCTGCATCGAGCGGACGATTGATAAGCTGGCGAAAACCCTTGGCCTCGATCCTTTGGTTATCCGGGCTAAGAATGCCATCATACCCGGCGAGACCACGTCCACCCAAGTCGAGGTTACGGCGAGCAACGCGGGCAATTTGGCCGAGTGCCTGGAAAAGCTTGGACAGGCGGTCAACTGGCAGGAAGGGACCCGGATCGACGTCGGCAACGGGAAGATAAGGGCGAGAGGCATAAGCTGCTTCTGGAAGACCTCCAGCAGTCCGTCAAACGCGTCCGCCGGCGTGATACTGACGTTCAACAATGACGGCAGCCTAAACTTAAACACCGGGGCCGTCGAGTTCGGGCCGGCGACCAAGACGACCGCGGCCCTTATTCTCGCCGAGAAGCTTAAGATGGATGTCAGCCGCATCCGTATTTTCACGGAGGTCGACACGTGTGTGTGCCCTCATTATTGGAAGACGGTCGCCAGCAAGTCGACGTTCATGATCGGCAACGCCGTGCTGGCGGCTGCCGACGATTTGATCAGGCAGGTCTGCGACACTGCGGCGGTAGTGATCGGCTGCACGCCGGAGGAGCTCGATGTGGCCGAGGAATGGGTGTTCATGAAGAACGACCGGCAAAAGTACCTTGCCGTTAAAGATGTCGTTCACGGCTATAAATTTCCGAACGGGAATGCCATCGGAGCACAGGCGATCGGCAGGGGCAGCTACATCATGCCTGAGCTCACGCCGCTGGACCCCATAACCGGCAAGGGGAAACCCGGCCCGTATTGGACGCCTGGCGCCCAGGCGGTGGTGATCGAGTATGACCCCAAGGACAATACCTACCGCTTTATAAAGGCGGCCACCGTTATCGACGCCGGCCGGGTGATTACGCCGAAAACGGCCCGGGGCCTTGTCATGGGAGGGATGAGTATGGGGCTGAGTCTGGCCAGCCGGGAGGAGTTCATCTTCGCGGACGACGGAACCGTCACTGATACGAGTCTGCGTACTTACAAGACAATCCGCTTCGGCGAAACGCCTGAATACATCGTCGATTTCGTGGAGACTCCATGCCTTGACGGGCCTTACGGTGCGCGCGGCTTGGCCGAGCACGGGATAATCGGTATGCCGGCTGCCCTGGCGAACGCCCTGTCGA